In Planctomycetaceae bacterium, one genomic interval encodes:
- a CDS encoding Gfo/Idh/MocA family oxidoreductase → MAKKTSLNVALIGQGFMGRTHSNAWGQVAKFFKVPVKPVMHTSFGQPEENPAVFAERWGWQNVSDNWQKTVKSSDIDLVDVVTPNYMHAKVAMAALAAGKNVSCEKPIAGTLAEARDMVAAAKKARVKTFVWYNYRRCPAVALAYKLVQEGRIGEIRHVRARYLQDWAGDSVPLVWRFDKKLAGSGAHGDLNAHVIDMARFVTGQEVTEICGAIAETFIKERALASGTAGGKIADSGGKGAAKKGKVTVDDTVLFLARFSGGAVGSFEAARQATGHQNDNGVEINGTKGSLKFSFEDMNYLEYYDATAPRHVQGWTKIMVTHGGDHPYIEAWWPDAHILGYEHGFVNQAYDILQVLSGQKPVVPIPDFNDAYQTQRVLEAALLSASSKKWVKMADVK, encoded by the coding sequence ATGGCAAAGAAGACCAGTTTGAATGTCGCGTTGATCGGACAGGGTTTCATGGGCCGCACCCACTCCAATGCGTGGGGGCAGGTCGCTAAATTCTTCAAGGTGCCCGTCAAGCCGGTGATGCATACCAGCTTCGGTCAGCCGGAAGAGAACCCCGCAGTCTTCGCCGAGCGTTGGGGCTGGCAGAACGTCTCGGACAACTGGCAGAAAACCGTCAAGAGTTCCGACATCGACCTCGTCGACGTCGTCACCCCCAACTACATGCATGCCAAGGTCGCCATGGCCGCCCTGGCCGCCGGCAAGAACGTCTCCTGCGAAAAACCCATCGCCGGCACGCTGGCCGAAGCCCGCGACATGGTCGCGGCCGCCAAGAAAGCCCGCGTCAAAACCTTCGTATGGTACAACTACCGGCGCTGCCCTGCCGTGGCGCTGGCGTACAAGCTGGTGCAGGAAGGGCGCATCGGCGAGATCCGCCACGTGCGCGCCCGCTATCTGCAGGACTGGGCCGGCGACTCGGTGCCGCTGGTGTGGCGATTCGATAAGAAGCTCGCCGGCTCGGGCGCCCACGGCGACCTCAACGCCCACGTGATCGACATGGCCCGATTCGTCACCGGCCAGGAAGTCACCGAAATCTGCGGCGCCATCGCCGAGACGTTCATTAAGGAACGCGCCCTGGCCAGCGGCACGGCCGGGGGCAAGATCGCCGACAGCGGCGGCAAGGGAGCAGCCAAGAAGGGCAAGGTCACCGTCGACGACACGGTGCTGTTCCTGGCCCGCTTCAGCGGCGGGGCTGTGGGCTCCTTCGAAGCCGCCCGCCAGGCCACCGGACACCAGAACGACAACGGCGTCGAGATCAACGGCACGAAAGGCTCCCTGAAGTTCAGCTTCGAGGACATGAACTATCTGGAGTACTACGACGCCACCGCCCCCCGCCACGTGCAGGGTTGGACGAAGATCATGGTCACCCACGGCGGCGATCATCCGTACATCGAAGCCTGGTGGCCGGACGCGCACATCCTGGGTTACGAGCACGGATTCGTGAATCAGGCGTACGACATCCTGCAGGTGCTGAGCGGCCAAAAGCCGGTGGTGCCGATCCCGGACTTCAACGACGCCTACCAGACCCAGCGCGTCCTCGAAGCCGCCCTGCTGTCGGCCTCGAGCAAGAAGTGGGTCAAGATGGCGGATGTGAAG